In Vicia villosa cultivar HV-30 ecotype Madison, WI linkage group LG7, Vvil1.0, whole genome shotgun sequence, the DNA window GTCTCATCGGTTATATCTGTATTTCTGCAGTGCTGGAATCGGTGTTTTAAATGTAGCAAGAAAAACAATGGCAAGAATGCTGGGTAATAACAAAGTCGCTATTTAGAGTGCAAAGAGTCAATTTTGGGTTGTTGTTGCAAAGGTATTGTATATTTTGATGATGTCCATATTAAAATAGTTCAGTTCTTTGTAGTTGTAAATTTTGTTTCTGATAGGAAACATGAATTTCTACATAGTTTATATTCAATTGAATTCTAGTATATGTATTTTTGGGGGGTTGACTTTCATAACCTTGTCATGCTGCAATGTATGAGGCTTAGAAACTCCATTAAATATTTGAGAAATCAACTATTTTACCTGAATGATATCATAATATGTAAATAAGGATTCAAACTTGCCGAGAGAGATAAAATTTATGTTTTGTTAAACTTTCGTTTAGGCTGAGTGGCTTTATATTCTTAATGCCAGTGAATACTTTGTCCTAGTAATATTTGATGCTGGGGGAATCGATGCACCAATTCTACAAGAATTACTggattttattgatatttttagtCCTAATGAAAGTGAACTTGGTCGGGTCGCCTTACAGGAATGCCAACCGAAAGTTTTGAAGACATTACGCAGGCTGCTCTGAAATGCCATAAATTGTAAGTTCAAGTAGTACCGTAGGGATAGAGCAGTGGAACAAAGACAATGTGTGGAATTGGTGGAGTTGTCATTGGAACACAACAAGCTTGTTCGGCCTCTTCTTGACTTCAGGATTTTGAGTTAAATGGTTTTTGTGAATTTGTTTGGACTTCATGTAAAGTATATGATTTTGTTAATTGTTCTTTGCTTCAAATATCTAATCAGTTTTGTTAGTTGTTGTCAACTAGTGAATACATTTATGGGTTGTATGTTGATATTCTTTTCTTGATTACTACATAATTCTTCCTTATTTTTTTGTGTAAGATTTTAtagtatttaaaatattattcttagtacaagaaataagaagaaatgTGATAACTAAAATTGGGTGTAATCTAGCATATGAAATAGggtataaatgaaattaaatataatataatttgttcattcataaagggtgtaaattatatttaaaaagggTGTAACTAAGAATGTATTTACactcgatttttattaaaatagagtgTAATAAAGAAAGTATCTATACCCGATTTTTATTACAATATgttgtaattaagaacgtatttacacccgatttttattaaaattgggtgtaattaagaacgtaattACAccggatttttattaaaacagggtgttattaagaacgtatttacatcctatttttattaaaacatggtgtaattaagagtgtatttacacccgatttttattaaaacaggatgtaattaaaaatgtaattacacccgatttttgttaaaataaggtgtaacgtagaacatatttacaccaaatatatttaaaatggggtgtaattaagaacgtatttacacccgattttaattaaaataagatgTAATTAAGAAAGTATTTACACTCGTTTTAAACGGGtataaattcgttagacatttctcacccgatagatatacacccgattttttttataaataatgagtgtaaatttaataaaaaacaggtgtaaattaacatttttgtactagtgtcaCCTCAATCAATATACTGTGTatcaagaaaaaagaaaacttaGCACATGCTTAGATTTAATTAGTATTTTAATAGAACTAAATTGgtttatttaaaatgataaacAATTGAGAAACTACCTCTGGAAAAAAGAATATGCCATGATTTAGGTTTATTTCATTATTGGTGAGAAAAATGTACTTGGTATGTTTTAAACTAACGaaactaatataaaaaaattgtgttgCAGCAAAACAAATGAGCCCAGACTGTGACGCAGAATTTGCGTATGGAGCCGGACAAATTAACCCTATAAAGGCTTTATATCCTGGTTTAGTGtatgatgcaaatgaagaagactACATTAAGTTTTTATGTGATCAAGGTTTAAATATGTCTATGTTACTCCAAATCACAGAGAGTATAGTCGATTGCCCTGAGAGAGGACATATGACACCAAGAAACTTAAATTATCCTTCTTTTGCTTTCAAAGTCCCCCGGATTAAACATCACTTGAATGCACGCTTCAAAAGAATAGTTACAGATGTAGGGTTACCTATGTCTACATATAGAGCATTTGTAACCGCTCCAAAAGAACTTAACATTTCAGTGACCGCCAACGTTTTATCATTCACACCATTGggagaaaaacaaaattttattacTATAAATGGGAAATTGAAGAAGTCAATTGGCTCAGCTTCTTTGACATGGGGCGATGGTAAATATCAAGTGAGGAGTCCTATTGTTGTGTTTTATGAGCGCGAGCGGTGGAAGGAAAGGGTGCCAATTTATATAGGATAGATTACATATAGATTGTAAtttttaatttactatttttttattattatttttaaataaattgtttactttgatcaaaataaaaatttaattgcatatttatttattttttacaataataatacctggttaaaaaatattataggggatctttttactttttatttatctTTCACTAAATTTTAGCTCTTTTATTTCTGTTGAAATTGCTACAAATTTCTAGAATATTCtaaatataatatgtatgaaaatgGTAGAATATCCTAGAATTATAGTGTATAAGAATGTGGTAGAATAATCTAGAACTATAGTGTTAATGGACATGGTAGATCAATCTAGAATTGTAAGTGTATGTAAAATATAGAATAACCTAGAACCATCATGATACTAATCTATCACGAGAATTCTAGAAAGAACTAAGGAGATATAGAAATATTCACCAAAATTGAGAACTTGAGCTTATAAATAGGCAAATGATATCTTGTAATTGATCATCCAAGAAATCAATGACATAGTCTTCTTTCTAAACATCTCTCTAAAACTACCTTTTATCAACTATGAACTAATCAACTACTAACAGTGTTATCAAAGCTACGTTCGGTCATACATTGGGCGTAGTTATATTACCTACCTATCATTCCAAAATCCTCCCAACTACTTCAAAAATTTCCTTTGTACTATTAACccaatccaaaaacaatttataAGCTATGGATAACACCACTCAATCATCATCTATTTCTGTCCCTATTTTCAATGGTGAAAATTATGATTTCAGACGTGTTAAAATGGAAACATTTATTTCATCTTAAGAGTTATGGGACATAGTAGAAGAAGGTTTCACTGTTCCCGCAGATACTTCAACTCTTAATGCAACTCAAGAAAAggagttgaagaaaaataaacagaaaaattcaaaggCGTTGTTCACTTTATAACAAGCCGTGACTGATGCAATTTTTCTAAGAAGTATGGGAGCTAAGATTGGAAAAGATGCATGGAACACATTGAAGGAGTTTCAAGGAAGTGATAAGTTACGTGCCGTTAAACTTCAATCtctaagaagagattttgaactaTTGAAGATGAATGATTTTGAGACAATTAAAGATTACTATTCTAAAGtaaaagaaatagttaatcaAATGAGAGCTTTTGGGGATGATATTCTTGACAAGAAAATTGTTGAGAAAATTCTAATTACTATGCCCCCAAAGTTTGACCCAATCGTGACAATGATTGAGGAAACAAAAGATTTGTCCACTGTACCTTTATCAGAATTACTGGGCTCTCTTGAAGCATATGAGCAAAGACTGAATAGGCATAAAGAATATACGCTTGAAAATTCCTTCCGATCAAAGCTCAAAGTTTGGCCCTAAAATAAAGAAGATGAAGGAAAAAAGAGTTATGGAGAAACTTCTAGAAGAAGAGAAGCTTCTAGAAATTTCTTTAAGAACAAGCCAGATAAATATCCTTCATGCAATATATGCAAAAGACCAGGCCACACAGAGAAAAATTGTTGGTACCGTAATATGCCACAATGCAACCATTGCAAGAAGTTCGGGCACATAAAGAAAATTTGTCGCAACAAAGATAGGCATCAAGCTAATATAACAAAGGAGCGTGATCAAGAACAATGTATGTTCTATGCCACTCAAGACTCaatgaaagaaaaaggagaaagttGGTACTTGGATAGTGGATGTAGCAATCAGATGGCCAAGGATGAAACTATTTTCAAAAGCAATGACGAGTCTGTCAAAGTGAAAGTCCGACTGGGAAATGGAAGTGTGGTTGAATCAAAAGGA includes these proteins:
- the LOC131619462 gene encoding cucumisin-like, producing the protein MARMLAKQMSPDCDAEFAYGAGQINPIKALYPGLVYDANEEDYIKFLCDQGLNMSMLLQITESIVDCPERGHMTPRNLNYPSFAFKVPRIKHHLNARFKRIVTDVGLPMSTYRAFVTAPKELNISVTANVLSFTPLGEKQNFITINGKLKKSIGSASLTWGDGKYQVRSPIVVFYERERWKERVPIYIG